A genomic region of Aureimonas populi contains the following coding sequences:
- the hydA gene encoding dihydropyrimidinase: MARFDTVIHGGTLVTAAETFKGDLGIRDGRIAAIAERIEGGERRIDAGGRLVMPGGIEAHCHIAQESSSGVMSADDYYTGSVSAAFGGNSCFVPFAAQHRGQSIDAVLATYDGRAAPHSVLDYSYHLIVSDPTQTVLHEELPRAFARGITSFKVFMTYDLMNVGDAGLLDILTVAKAHGALTMVHAENNDMVKWMNARLSGAGATEPKYHAVSRPELAEEEAIHRAVCLARLVDAPLFVVHVSTRGGAEIVSREKARGTRLFAETCPQYLAFTRADLDRPGMEGAKYICSPPLRDEATQEALWAHVAGNVFDSVSSDHAPYRFDAGGKFLNGADAPYPKIANGMPGIAARLPYLFSEGVAAGRITLQQFAALSSGNAARIFGLTSKGSLMPGFDADIAIWDPEARRTVRLEDQHDAMDYTPFEGMELTGVPVTVLNRGASVVHEGRLEAVRGQGRFVARAPSGQGPARGYRAPEFEAAARYGVEIAP, from the coding sequence ATGGCGCGTTTCGACACGGTGATCCACGGCGGCACGCTGGTCACGGCCGCCGAGACCTTCAAGGGCGATCTCGGCATCCGGGACGGGCGCATCGCCGCCATCGCCGAGCGGATCGAGGGGGGCGAGCGGCGCATCGACGCGGGCGGGCGCCTCGTGATGCCGGGCGGCATCGAGGCGCATTGCCACATCGCGCAGGAAAGCTCGTCCGGCGTGATGAGCGCCGACGATTATTACACCGGCTCCGTTTCGGCGGCCTTCGGCGGCAATTCCTGCTTCGTGCCCTTCGCCGCGCAGCATCGCGGCCAGTCCATCGACGCGGTGCTGGCGACCTATGACGGGAGGGCGGCGCCCCATTCGGTGCTGGACTATTCCTACCACCTCATCGTCTCGGACCCCACGCAGACGGTCCTGCACGAGGAGCTTCCCCGCGCCTTCGCGCGCGGAATCACCTCCTTCAAGGTCTTCATGACCTACGATCTGATGAATGTCGGCGATGCCGGCCTTCTCGACATCCTCACCGTCGCCAAGGCGCATGGCGCGCTGACCATGGTCCATGCCGAGAACAACGACATGGTGAAGTGGATGAACGCGCGCCTTTCGGGCGCCGGGGCCACCGAGCCGAAATACCACGCCGTCAGCCGGCCCGAACTGGCGGAAGAAGAGGCCATCCATCGCGCGGTGTGCCTTGCCAGGCTGGTGGACGCGCCGCTCTTCGTGGTTCATGTCTCGACACGCGGGGGCGCTGAGATCGTGAGCCGCGAGAAGGCGCGCGGCACGCGGCTCTTCGCCGAGACCTGCCCGCAATATCTCGCCTTCACGCGCGCCGATCTCGACAGGCCGGGCATGGAGGGCGCCAAATACATCTGCTCCCCGCCGCTGCGCGACGAGGCGACGCAGGAGGCGCTGTGGGCGCATGTCGCGGGCAACGTCTTCGACAGCGTCTCCTCCGACCACGCGCCCTACCGTTTCGACGCCGGCGGCAAGTTCCTGAACGGGGCGGATGCGCCCTACCCGAAGATCGCCAACGGTATGCCGGGCATCGCCGCGCGCCTGCCCTACCTGTTCTCCGAAGGCGTCGCGGCCGGGCGGATCACGCTCCAGCAGTTCGCCGCCCTCTCCTCGGGCAACGCGGCGCGCATCTTCGGCTTGACCTCGAAGGGCTCGCTGATGCCGGGCTTCGACGCCGACATCGCGATCTGGGACCCGGAGGCCCGTCGCACCGTGCGGCTGGAAGACCAGCACGACGCCATGGACTACACGCCCTTCGAGGGCATGGAGCTGACGGGCGTGCCCGTCACCGTCCTCAATCGCGGGGCCAGCGTCGTGCATGAGGGCCGCCTGGAGGCGGTGCGCGGGCAAGGGCGCTTCGTGGCGCGCGCACCTTCCGGCCAGGGCCCCGCCCGGGGCTATCGCGCGCCCGAGTTCGAGGCCGCCGCCCGGTACGGCGTGGAGATCGCCCCATGA
- a CDS encoding D-amino-acid transaminase, with translation MARSVYVNGVWQDEGVASISVFDRGFLFADAVYEVAAVVGGKLIDYEAHARRLSRSLKELAIAEPMPAAELLELHRQAVSRNGLEEGLVYLQATRGAADRDFVIDPNAAPGLVLFTQAKTVLANPKAQTGLKVKCMPDRRWGRRDIKTVQLLYSSLAKSQAVREGLDDAILVEDGMVTEASSANLHIVDEEGVIHTPPLSEALLPGITRGSVLSIARDHAIPARESPISVEALGRAREAFITSATSFVLPVVEVDGRAVGDGRPGPITRRMRELYIASSLRTAI, from the coding sequence ATGGCGCGCAGCGTCTACGTGAACGGCGTGTGGCAGGACGAGGGCGTTGCGTCCATTTCCGTCTTCGACCGAGGCTTCCTCTTCGCCGATGCCGTTTATGAGGTGGCCGCCGTGGTGGGCGGCAAGCTCATCGACTACGAAGCGCATGCGCGGCGTCTTTCGCGCTCGCTGAAGGAGCTGGCCATCGCCGAGCCGATGCCGGCCGCCGAGCTTCTCGAGCTCCACCGCCAGGCCGTTTCCCGCAACGGGCTGGAGGAGGGGCTGGTCTACCTTCAGGCCACGCGCGGCGCGGCCGACCGCGACTTCGTGATCGATCCGAACGCGGCCCCGGGCCTCGTCCTCTTCACCCAGGCCAAGACCGTGCTCGCCAATCCGAAGGCGCAGACCGGCCTGAAGGTCAAATGCATGCCCGACCGGCGCTGGGGCCGGCGCGACATCAAGACCGTGCAGCTTCTCTACTCCTCCCTCGCCAAGTCGCAGGCGGTGCGCGAGGGGCTGGACGACGCCATTCTGGTGGAGGACGGAATGGTGACGGAGGCGAGTTCGGCCAACCTGCATATCGTGGACGAGGAGGGCGTCATCCACACCCCGCCGCTGTCCGAGGCCCTCCTGCCCGGCATCACGCGCGGCTCGGTGCTGTCGATCGCCCGCGACCACGCCATTCCCGCGCGGGAAAGCCCGATCTCGGTCGAGGCGCTCGGACGGGCGCGTGAAGCATTCATCACCTCGGCCACCAGCTTCGTGCTGCCGGTGGTGGAGGTGGACGGGCGCGCGGTGGGCGACGGGAGGCCCGGCCCGATCACGCGCCGCATGCGCGAGCTCTACATCGCAAGCAGCCTGCGAACCGCCATCTGA
- a CDS encoding amino acid ABC transporter permease: MDAVIRQFFNIEVMMQAAPLLLQGLWMTAQLCAAVVGLGLVGGLLVALASLSPRPLLRYPALVYVDVFRALPPLVLLVFVYSGLPFAGVELSPFAAVVLAFLLNNSSYYGEVYRAGLQSVPAGQREAARATGLTETQALFSVVLPQAVRNVLPDLLSNTIEVVKLTSLASVVSLAELLYAANMARSITYNASPLVAAALIYLVLLWPLARLVSRYQRRLAI, translated from the coding sequence ATGGACGCGGTGATCCGGCAATTCTTCAACATCGAGGTCATGATGCAGGCGGCGCCGCTGCTCCTGCAGGGCCTGTGGATGACCGCGCAGCTCTGCGCGGCCGTGGTCGGGCTCGGCCTTGTCGGCGGCCTTCTGGTGGCGCTGGCGAGCCTGAGCCCCCGCCCCCTCCTGCGCTACCCCGCCCTCGTCTATGTGGACGTGTTCCGCGCCCTGCCGCCGCTGGTGCTGCTGGTCTTCGTCTATTCGGGCCTGCCCTTCGCGGGCGTGGAGCTTTCCCCCTTCGCCGCCGTTGTGCTCGCCTTCCTTCTCAACAACTCGTCCTATTACGGCGAGGTCTACCGGGCGGGGCTCCAGTCCGTGCCGGCGGGCCAGAGGGAAGCGGCGCGCGCCACGGGCCTCACGGAAACGCAGGCGCTGTTCTCGGTGGTGCTGCCGCAGGCCGTGCGCAACGTGCTGCCCGACCTTCTCTCCAACACGATCGAAGTGGTCAAGCTCACCTCGCTCGCTTCCGTGGTCTCGCTGGCCGAGCTGCTCTACGCCGCCAACATGGCGCGATCCATCACCTACAACGCCTCGCCGCTGGTGGCGGCGGCGTTGATCTATCTCGTGCTGCTCTGGCCCCTCGCGCGCCTCGTCAGCCGTTACCAGCGCCGGCTCGCCATCTGA
- a CDS encoding aspartate/glutamate racemase family protein: MTAPGPILVVNPNSDRTVTEALSRALDGFRLPGAPAIECVTFEDGPTGILTEQHVQEAALAFGAYAAARADAGAIISACYSQPGVDLARSLTSVPVIGIQDAGVLAALARADLFGVIAVAPGSIPRHLRHLRRLGVDGRLAGEVALAEPVSVAESGRGERSFALLMQAATALAGKGAGAVVLGCAGMSGHRRRLEAELGLPVIDPTQAAVSMALGAILPDAA; encoded by the coding sequence ATGACGGCTCCCGGTCCCATCCTCGTCGTCAATCCCAACAGCGACCGCACCGTCACCGAGGCGCTGTCGCGGGCGCTGGACGGCTTCCGCCTGCCCGGTGCGCCCGCCATCGAGTGCGTCACCTTCGAGGACGGGCCGACCGGCATCCTTACCGAACAGCATGTGCAGGAGGCGGCGCTCGCCTTCGGCGCCTATGCCGCCGCGCGGGCCGACGCGGGCGCCATCATCAGCGCCTGCTACTCGCAGCCCGGCGTCGATCTCGCCCGCTCCCTCACATCGGTGCCGGTGATCGGCATCCAGGATGCCGGCGTGCTGGCCGCGCTGGCGCGGGCCGACCTCTTCGGCGTGATCGCGGTGGCGCCCGGCTCCATCCCCCGGCATCTGCGCCACTTACGCCGGCTGGGCGTGGACGGGCGGCTGGCCGGCGAGGTGGCGCTGGCCGAGCCGGTGAGCGTGGCCGAGAGCGGCCGGGGCGAACGGAGCTTCGCCCTCCTGATGCAGGCCGCCACCGCGCTCGCGGGCAAGGGCGCGGGCGCGGTCGTGCTCGGCTGCGCGGGCATGTCGGGCCACCGCCGGCGGCTGGAGGCCGAGCTCGGCCTGCCGGTCATCGACCCGACCCAGGCGGCCGTTTCCATGGCGCTGGGCGCGATCCTCCCGGACGCGGCATGA
- a CDS encoding amino acid ABC transporter ATP-binding protein, which translates to MRPALEIISLSKNFGRSQVLRDISLSVKPGELVCLIGPSGSGKSTLLRCCNRLEEPSGGDIVIEGRNIHAGTARDLQRLRARTGMVFQGFNLYPHLDVMGNVTLAQRKALGRGRGEAEAKALEMLAMVGLGEKAKAFPAELSGGQQQRVAIARALALDPTVMLFDEPTSALDPELVGSVLAVMRDLKARGMTMLVVTHEMAFAREAADRVVFMDGGLIVEEGPPEAVFGAPRMERTRAFLQRLGDRAG; encoded by the coding sequence ATGCGCCCTGCCCTCGAAATCATCTCCCTGTCCAAGAACTTCGGCCGCTCGCAGGTCCTGCGCGACATCAGCCTGTCGGTGAAGCCGGGCGAGCTGGTCTGCCTGATCGGCCCGTCCGGCTCGGGCAAGAGCACGCTGCTGCGCTGCTGCAACCGGCTGGAGGAGCCTTCGGGCGGGGACATCGTCATCGAGGGGCGCAACATCCATGCCGGCACGGCGCGCGATCTGCAAAGGCTGCGCGCCAGGACCGGCATGGTGTTCCAGGGATTCAACCTCTATCCGCATCTGGACGTGATGGGAAACGTCACGCTCGCCCAGCGCAAGGCCCTCGGCCGCGGCCGCGGGGAGGCGGAGGCCAAGGCGCTGGAGATGCTGGCCATGGTCGGGCTCGGCGAGAAGGCGAAGGCCTTTCCGGCCGAGCTTTCCGGCGGCCAGCAGCAGCGCGTGGCCATCGCCCGCGCGCTGGCGCTCGACCCCACGGTGATGCTCTTCGACGAGCCGACCTCGGCGCTCGACCCTGAGCTGGTCGGCTCGGTCCTGGCCGTCATGCGCGATCTCAAGGCGCGGGGCATGACCATGCTCGTCGTCACCCACGAGATGGCCTTCGCGCGCGAGGCGGCCGATCGCGTCGTCTTCATGGATGGCGGGCTGATAGTCGAGGAGGGCCCGCCCGAGGCCGTGTTCGGCGCGCCGAGGATGGAGCGCACCCGCGCCTTTCTCCAGCGCCTCGGCGACCGGGCGGGCTGA
- a CDS encoding LysR family transcriptional regulator, with protein sequence MNEDGTSPGDGQEEQIPLRLLSIFNALMSGATTKEAAERLKMSQPAVSNGLRQLETRLGVNLFERLHRRLEPTEEAFQLFAEIQPVFSILRGFGMRARAMRLGISGRLRVLSTPPLGHTIAARALGSLLEDRPEVTVSYDVRRLEHVVEAVQNGSVDLGIGLGFDAHPALNVEVVARVEMVCLVPHGHRLAGREAIDAADLSGEDLIGLEAESRLGSAVRAVFDRRASVYAPRVEVRYCSTAAVLSAAVGAVTVVDPFTASMRAPTQDVCAFTPRCQVPVSILFRRGVPRPRLVQAYVAQLRAALRGFEAGGGETVAFAPIAAKRDGA encoded by the coding sequence ATGAACGAGGACGGCACCTCGCCCGGCGACGGGCAGGAGGAGCAGATCCCGCTGCGCCTCCTGTCCATCTTCAACGCGCTGATGAGCGGGGCGACGACCAAGGAGGCCGCCGAACGGCTGAAGATGTCCCAGCCGGCCGTGTCCAACGGCCTGCGGCAGCTCGAAACCCGGCTCGGCGTCAATCTCTTCGAGCGCCTGCACCGGCGGCTGGAGCCGACGGAGGAGGCCTTCCAGCTCTTCGCCGAAATCCAGCCCGTCTTCTCGATCCTTCGCGGCTTCGGGATGCGCGCGCGGGCGATGCGGCTCGGCATCTCCGGGCGCCTGCGCGTTCTGTCCACCCCGCCCCTCGGCCACACGATCGCTGCACGCGCGCTCGGCTCGCTGCTGGAGGACCGGCCGGAGGTGACGGTGTCCTACGACGTGCGCCGGCTGGAGCATGTGGTGGAGGCGGTGCAGAACGGCTCGGTCGATCTCGGTATCGGGCTGGGCTTCGACGCGCACCCCGCGCTCAATGTCGAGGTCGTGGCGCGGGTGGAGATGGTCTGCCTCGTGCCGCACGGCCACCGCCTCGCCGGGCGGGAGGCGATCGACGCCGCCGATCTCTCCGGCGAGGACCTGATCGGGCTGGAGGCGGAGTCGCGCCTCGGCAGCGCCGTGCGCGCCGTGTTCGACCGGCGGGCCAGCGTCTACGCGCCTCGGGTGGAGGTGCGCTACTGCTCCACCGCCGCCGTGCTTTCGGCCGCCGTCGGCGCCGTCACCGTGGTCGATCCCTTCACGGCGTCCATGCGCGCGCCCACGCAGGACGTGTGCGCCTTCACCCCCCGCTGCCAGGTTCCGGTGTCCATCCTCTTCCGCCGGGGCGTGCCGCGCCCGCGCCTCGTCCAGGCCTATGTGGCGCAGTTGCGCGCGGCGCTCAGGGGCTTCGAAGCCGGCGGCGGCGAAACCGTCGCCTTCGCCCCCATCGCAGCGAAGCGGGACGGCGCGTAG
- a CDS encoding transporter substrate-binding domain-containing protein, with translation MTRRLFTCVAALAMVGLASNAPAQETLRTALDGTFAPHAMPTMAGGVEGFNVDLVALIGERLGREIDLTAAQFAGLIPALQAGTYDFIAAPVTVNEERASNLLFTEGFMDTNFAFVIPADAPEHTSLEDFRGKTISVNRGSAYDSYLNEHAAEYGWTVEAYGSNTDAVAAVLAGRADANLAGNTVAAWAARQTPGLALSYEIETGLVWALSFRQDSEELRNSVDRAIECLKLDGSLAELSEKWFGVTPAEGTTIVTPTPGFGVPGFAGYTESDHAPSCEGLAS, from the coding sequence ATGACCCGTCGTCTTTTCACCTGCGTCGCGGCGCTTGCGATGGTGGGCCTTGCGTCGAACGCACCGGCGCAGGAGACCCTGCGCACGGCCCTCGACGGAACCTTCGCCCCGCACGCCATGCCCACGATGGCCGGGGGCGTGGAGGGCTTCAACGTCGATCTCGTCGCCCTGATCGGCGAGCGCCTCGGCCGCGAGATCGACTTGACGGCCGCGCAGTTCGCCGGCCTCATCCCCGCGCTTCAGGCCGGAACCTACGATTTCATCGCCGCGCCCGTGACGGTGAACGAGGAGCGCGCCTCGAACCTTCTGTTCACCGAAGGGTTCATGGACACCAACTTCGCCTTCGTCATCCCGGCGGACGCGCCCGAGCATACCAGTCTCGAGGATTTTCGCGGCAAGACCATCTCGGTCAATCGCGGCTCGGCTTATGACAGCTACCTGAACGAGCACGCCGCCGAGTACGGCTGGACCGTGGAAGCCTACGGCAGCAACACCGATGCGGTGGCGGCCGTGCTGGCGGGCCGCGCCGACGCAAACCTCGCAGGCAACACCGTCGCGGCCTGGGCGGCGCGGCAGACGCCGGGGCTGGCGCTCTCCTACGAGATCGAAACCGGCCTCGTCTGGGCCCTCTCGTTCCGGCAGGACAGCGAGGAGCTGCGCAACAGCGTGGACCGCGCCATCGAGTGCCTGAAGCTCGATGGCTCCCTGGCCGAGTTGTCGGAGAAATGGTTCGGCGTCACGCCCGCCGAGGGCACGACCATCGTGACCCCCACGCCCGGCTTCGGCGTTCCGGGCTTTGCCGGCTACACCGAAAGCGACCATGCGCCGTCCTGCGAGGGTCTGGCTTCCTGA
- a CDS encoding amino acid ABC transporter permease yields the protein MEPFLATFFNPVTIAAYTPAVLEGMKVTLMLALAVTLAGTLLGLALAMLRTYRMRAVNLLIVGFADIGRALPPLVVILLFYFGLPGVGIRLSGPMVVFLVLALTLAAFAEEAFWAGFTSITRGQWEAGMATGLSFSGTLLHIALPQAVRLAVPPLVNRILAISKMTALGSVVGVQEILGAASAAQSLSGSATPLTMAAVAYLAVFLPVAVLARVVERRFAWKN from the coding sequence GTGGAACCCTTTCTCGCAACCTTCTTCAACCCCGTCACGATCGCGGCCTACACGCCGGCCGTGCTGGAGGGGATGAAGGTCACGCTCATGCTCGCCCTGGCGGTGACGCTGGCCGGCACCCTTCTCGGGCTCGCCCTGGCCATGCTGCGCACCTACCGGATGCGCGCGGTGAACCTTCTCATCGTCGGCTTTGCCGATATCGGCCGCGCGCTGCCGCCGCTGGTCGTCATCCTGCTCTTCTATTTCGGCCTGCCGGGCGTGGGCATCCGGCTGTCCGGCCCCATGGTGGTCTTCCTGGTGCTGGCGCTGACGCTCGCGGCCTTTGCCGAGGAAGCCTTCTGGGCCGGCTTCACCTCCATCACGCGCGGCCAGTGGGAGGCGGGCATGGCCACCGGGCTCAGCTTTTCGGGCACGCTTCTTCACATCGCCCTGCCCCAGGCGGTGCGCCTTGCCGTGCCCCCGCTCGTCAACCGGATCCTGGCCATCTCCAAGATGACGGCGCTCGGCTCCGTGGTGGGCGTTCAGGAGATTCTGGGCGCGGCCAGCGCGGCGCAGAGCCTTTCCGGCTCGGCGACGCCCCTCACCATGGCCGCCGTCGCCTATCTTGCCGTGTTCCTGCCCGTCGCCGTTCTGGCGCGCGTGGTGGAACGCCGGTTCGCCTGGAAGAATTGA
- a CDS encoding N-carbamoyl-D-amino-acid hydrolase, whose amino-acid sequence MTQLVVGGAQMGAIQRADSRKAVIARMIALMEEAASRGVEMLVYPELALTTFFPRWYMEDAAEVDAWFEREMPGPQTAPLFEKARELGIAMTFGYAELTPEGRHFNTSILTNRKGEIVGKYRKIHLPGHVEYDTERAFQHLEKRYFEPGDLGFPVWRNEGVVMGMAICNDRRWPETFRCLGLQGVELVTIGYNTPSVNSQMSAEGLKERLFHSELSLQAGAYQNATYVAGIAKAGVEDGHPLMGGSIIVDPNGFVIARAETEEDELIVAPCDFSACAFGKSTIFDFARHRRIEHYGRITSQAGMVVEV is encoded by the coding sequence ATGACCCAACTCGTCGTCGGCGGCGCCCAGATGGGCGCGATCCAGAGGGCCGACAGCCGCAAGGCCGTCATCGCCCGCATGATCGCGCTGATGGAGGAGGCCGCCTCCCGGGGCGTCGAGATGCTCGTCTATCCCGAGCTGGCGCTGACCACCTTCTTCCCGCGCTGGTACATGGAGGACGCGGCCGAGGTGGACGCCTGGTTCGAGCGCGAGATGCCGGGCCCGCAGACCGCGCCCCTGTTCGAGAAGGCCCGTGAACTCGGCATCGCCATGACCTTCGGCTATGCGGAACTGACGCCGGAAGGGCGGCATTTCAACACCTCCATCCTGACGAACCGCAAGGGCGAGATCGTCGGCAAGTACCGCAAGATCCACCTGCCGGGCCATGTCGAATACGACACGGAGCGCGCCTTCCAGCATCTGGAGAAGCGCTATTTCGAGCCGGGCGATCTCGGCTTCCCCGTCTGGCGCAACGAGGGCGTCGTCATGGGCATGGCCATCTGCAACGACAGGCGCTGGCCCGAAACCTTCCGCTGCCTCGGCCTTCAGGGCGTCGAGCTCGTCACCATCGGCTACAACACGCCCTCGGTGAATAGCCAGATGAGCGCGGAGGGGCTGAAGGAGCGCCTGTTCCATTCCGAGCTGTCCCTCCAGGCCGGGGCCTACCAGAACGCGACCTATGTGGCGGGCATCGCCAAGGCCGGCGTGGAGGACGGCCATCCGCTGATGGGCGGCTCGATCATCGTGGACCCGAACGGCTTCGTCATCGCCAGGGCCGAGACGGAGGAGGACGAGTTGATCGTGGCCCCTTGCGACTTCTCCGCCTGCGCCTTCGGCAAGTCCACCATCTTCGACTTTGCGCGCCACCGCCGGATCGAGCATTACGGGCGCATCACCTCGCAGGCCGGCATGGTCGTCGAGGTCTGA